The following are encoded together in the Solenopsis invicta isolate M01_SB chromosome 14, UNIL_Sinv_3.0, whole genome shotgun sequence genome:
- the LOC120359550 gene encoding uncharacterized protein LOC120359550 isoform X2, with protein sequence MSRKPIFLVGSMRKQITGSKLPCQRDVLSVLFYNMREVKLNLHDSASLVIDECLIFWKKARIPTQDRSDCIKKCKKLYENFKKLGKHKTRASISCRQKEKEFEDSLNNLFDIAHANALDIIKINEDKEFLLMQRKNGRPGCMLGIDMKLTTAELKKAAQEEKELQRRRKQYCEIASTVHDYLSSFTDSSNESEMEIETDIPFSSQPGTSKSEEYAETETENNFSSSPKLSKSKRARKNILTARLSAALDRCKISDRDAVHILTACVDAINLNPQEFVINRTSIKTAREYYRKKISLDVKSKFYNLNLNFVVIHWDSKILPDITGKKNVDRLPVIATAPNVEQLLGVPELSSGTGREISSAVYDTLHEWSLLDIVQAVVFDTTASNTGRLKGACYLLEQKLDRDILFLACRHHIFEIVLQGVFDEIQLFPSKGPDVPLFKRFKNTWKDIDQTQYLTWLSDASVREMLKDDANEILLYAKKKIEEDLPRDDYQEFLELIIIFLGETPSRGIHFHQPGACHLARWMAKAIYCLKIYMFRQQFKLTHKEEKALRRICCFIIKCYAEAWFSAPNAIEAPLNDINFLKKLIAYKIDDKLVAEKAINKFINHLWYLNEECAAFSIFDERISDEERRDIAQKILLDRETNEADEKNDKEPEEMRKKLFIKLDDLEYFLNKDLPQEIITNNSKKLFGRFEISQDFLQLDPMHWKDQDSYKKGRKIINSLRVVNDTAERGVKLMEEFNSKFTYDESQKQFILQAVQDYRKRYPGHSRETLNKPYL encoded by the exons atgtcacGAAAACCTATTTTTCTTGTCGGTTCAATGAGAAAACAAATTACTGGTAGTAAATTACCATGCCAAAGAGATGTTTTAAGtgtattgttttacaatatgcGTGAAGTGAAATTAAACTTACATGACAGTGCTTCTCTTGTAATTGacgaatgtttaatattttggaaaaaggcTCGTATACCAACTCAAGATCGTTctgattgtattaaaaaatgcaagaagCTGTATGAAAACTTCAAAAAGCTGGGAAAGCATAAAACGCGAGCGAGTATATCTTGTagacaaaaagagaaagaatttgAAGACAGCTTAAATAATCTCTTTGATATAGCACATGCTAATGcattagatataataaaaatcaatgaagatAAGGAATTTTTACTTATGCAAAGGAAAAATGGACGACCTGGTTGTATGTTGGGAATAGATATGAAATTAACTACTGCCGAATTGAAGAAAGCTGCGCAAGAAGAAAAGGAAttgcaaagaagaagaaaacaatattgTGAAATTGCAAGTACAG TACATGATTATCTGTCTTCTTTTACTGATTCTTCTAACGAGTCGGAAATGGAAATTGAAACAGATATACCATTTTCTAGCCAACCCGGCACATCAAAAAGTGAAGAATATGCAGAAACggaaacagaaaataatttttcttcgagTCCTAAGCTGTCAAAAAGTAAAAGagctagaaaaaatattttgactgcTCGACTCTCAGCAGCATTAGACAGATGTAAAATTAGTGATAGGGACGCTGTTCACATATTGACAGCTTGCGTAGATGCTATCAATTTAAATCCACAAGAGTTCGTCATTAATCGAACTTCCATTAAGACAGCTCGAGAATATTATCGTAAAAAGATCTCACTGGATGTAAAGTCAAAATTCtacaatttgaatttaaattttgtggTTATTCATTGGGATTCTAAGATACTTCCAGACAttactggaaaaaaaaatgttgatcgtCTTCCAGTCATAGCTACAGCTCCAAACGTAGAGCAACTTTTAGGAGTTCCTGAACTTTCGTCGGGAACTGGACGTGAAATATCATCGGCTGTTTACGATACCTTACACGAATGGTCATTATTAGATATTGTTCAAGCTGTCGTTTTTGATACCACTGCAAGCAATACAGGTCGTTTGAAAGGTGCATGTTATCTTTTGGAACAAAAACTGGAtcgtgatattttatttctggcTTGCCGTCATCACATTTTCGAAATTGTACTGCAAGGCGTATTTGACGAAATACAACTTTTTCCTAGTAAAGGACCAGACGTACCCCTATTCAAAAGGTTCAAAAATACATGGAAAGATATTGACCAAACGCAATATTTAACATGGTTGTCAGATGCAAGTGTTAGAGAAATGTTAAAAGACGATGCAAATGAGATATTACtctatgctaaaaaaaaaattgaagaagatCTACCTCGTGACGATTATcaagaatttttagaattaattataatattcttaggAGAGACACCATCACGAGGAATACATTTTCATCAGCCTGGAGCATGTCATTTAGCTCGATGGATGGCCAAAGCAATATattgcttaaaaatatatatgtttagaCAACAATTCAAATTAACCCATAAGGAGGAAAAAGCTCTAAGACGgatttgttgttttataataaaatgctatGCAGAGGCATGGTTTTCTGCTCCGAACGCGATCGAAGCTCCTCTTAACGatatcaattttctaaaaaaattgatagcTTATAAGATCGACGACAAATTAGTTGCGGAAAAAgcaattaataagtttattaaccATTTATGGTATTTGAATGAAGAATGTGCGGCTTTTTCTATATTTGATGAAAGAATAAGTGATGAAGAGAGAAGAGATATAGCACAAAAGATACTTCTGGACAGAGAAACAAATGAAGCGGACGAAAAAAACGATAAAGAACCAgaagaaatgagaaagaaacTATTTATCAAATTAGATGATTTGGAATACTTCCTTAATAAAGATCTTCCCCAGGAAATAATTACGAataattcgaaaaaattatttggtagGTTCGAAATTTCTCAAGATTTTCTACAACTAGATCCTATGCACTGGAAAGATCAGGATAGTTataaaaaaggaaggaaaatcATAAATTCTTTGAGAGTGGTAAACGATACAGCGGAAAGAGGTGTAAAATTGATGGAAGAGTTTAACTCAAAATTTACGTATGACGAATctcaaaaacaatttattttacag GCGGTACAAGATTATCGTAAAAGGTATCCAGGACATAGTCGAGAGACGTTAAATAAACCATActtatag
- the LOC105195852 gene encoding uncharacterized protein LOC105195852, translating into MTLIDDSTNDGFYMPHHAVIKAASNTTRVRVVFDASAKTEIGTSLNDQLLVGPTIQDNLFAHLIRFRVYRFMLSADIEKMYRQIWLHKDDQRYQRVLWRHNNEIRTFQLNTLTFGVASSPYLAIRTIHKLADDEDEKYPDAARLLKTHLYVDDLLTGANTVDEARRLRDEVIALLVRGGFNIRQWASNDKRIIQDLSPDAINSNLDFSKNNSLKTLGVAWDARNDALHYSVHKINYAERITKRIVIAEIAKIFDPLGMIGPITLFAKKMMQDLWKSKIGWDEPIPPNIQSTWTEFMSQLESINDLSIDRAAIIPNHKIIQIHGFCDASKAGYGACLYLRSTDQNNKIHCHLLCAKNRVAPLKTVTIPRLELCGALLLAKLYGEVRKAVKLNPNKVILWSDSMIVLHWIRTSPQRLKTYVSHRVAQIQELTNPQIWRHVNSKDNPADALSRGQLPTVFLNNQQWFSGPSWLKGNENKWPQGVTKLIEIPEIKGSKCLITDFNDHNILQRYSSYAKTLRIVALCLRFRRKNIYRGQLCSQEIEEAEIRVIKIIQASRFSSELKKLTNNQAINKNIASLNPFIDQHGLIRVGGRLRNSNLTFARKHPILIPNHHFLTDLIIKETHEKHFHSGVQTTLYIIRQKFWLLDGRNQVRKIIRSCVRCFRFDANTIKYKMGDLPKSRVSEAIPFANSGVDFCGPFYIKEKKYRNRNRIKVYVCVFICMAIKAVHLEVVSDLTTEGFLAALRRFISRRGIPTHIFSDNGTNFIGANNHLRELYVLFNSDEHKDRVNRFAIDHRITWHFIPPIAPHFGGLWESTVKLFKHHFKRVVGDLLFTFKELNTFTIEIEGILNSRPISYLSSDPNDPIILSPAHCLIGKPIISMPEPDYSSVPAARLSTWQHLTKVRQDFWTRWSLEYLNELQIRHTWTKDEGKVDVGTIVLLKEKNLPCTQWAIGRIIETHPGKDGVVRTATIKTNTGTLKRTTKCLCPLPLNQ; encoded by the coding sequence aTGACATTAATTGACGATTCAACTAACGATGGATTTTACATGCCACACCATGCAGTGATAAAGGCAGCGAGTAACACCACGCGGGTCCGCGTAGTTTTTGACGCGTCTGCAAAAACAGAGATCGGTACGTCATTAAATGATCAGTTATTAGTCGGACCCACCATACAAGACAACTTGTTCGCACATTTAATTCGATTTCGCGTATATAGATTCATGCTCAGTGCCGATATCGAAAAAATGTATAGACAAATATGGTTACACAAAGATGATCAAAGATATCAACGCGTCCTGTGGCGTCATAATAATGAGATTCGCACTTTCCAACTTAATACACTCACATTCGGAGTCGCATCTTCGCCATATCTCGCCATCCGGACGATTCATAAATTAGCGGATGATGAAGACGAAAAATATCCCGATGCCGCGCGATTACTCAAAACGCATTTATACGTCGATGACCTACTTACAGGCGCGAATACCGTGGACGAAGCGCGTAGATTACGAGATGAAGTAATTGCTCTACTTGTTCGGGGTGGCTTTAATATACGACAATGGGCCTCTAACGACAAACGCATCATTCAAGATCTAAGTCCCGATGCCATAAACTCTAATCTCGACTTTAGTAAGAATAACTCTCTGAAAACGTTGGGAGTAGCGTGGGATGCCCGAAACGACGCGTTACACTATTCGGTTCACAAAATCAATTACGCCGAGAGGATTACAAAACGGATTGTCATCGCGGAGATAGCCAAGATTTTCGACCCATTAGGAATGATAGGACCAATCACGTTGTTCGCCAAAAAAATGATGCAAGACCTATGgaaatcaaaaataggatgGGACGAACCCATACCCCCTAATATACAATCAACGTGGACGGAATTTATGTCGCAATTAGAAAGCATTAACGATCTATCTATCGATCGCGCGGCAATTATTCCCAAtcataaaatcatacaaattcACGGATTTTGCGACGCAAGCAAGGCAGGATATGGTGCATGTTTGTATTTACGTTCCACCGATCAAAACAACAAGATACATTGCCATTTATTATGCGCCAAGAATAGAGTCGCTCCATTAAAAACCGTGACAATACCGCGACTCGAGCTATGCGGAGCGCTTTTACTAGCCAAATTATACGGCGAGGTACGTAAAGCAGTGAAACTTAATCCGAACAAGGTCATATTATGGAGCGATTCAATGATTGTTTTACATTGGATAAGAACTTCGCCTCAACGTTTAAAAACGTACGTTTCCCATCGAGTCGCTCAAATCCAGGAGCTTACGAATCCTCAAATTTGGCGGCATGTCAATTCGAAAGATAATCCTGCCGATGCTCTTTCCCGGGGTCAGTTACCGACCGTTTTCTTGAACAATCAACAATGGTTCTCAGGTCCATCGTGGCTGAAAGGGAATGAAAATAAATGGCCTCAAGGAGTTACAAAATTAATCGAAATACCGGAAATAAAGGGAAGCAAATGTTTAATCACTGACTTTAATGAccataatattttgcaaagatATTCTTCCTACGCCAAAACGTTACGAATTGTGGCATTATGTCTACGTTTCCGACGAAAAAACATATATCGGGGACAATTATGCTCACAAGAAATAGAAGAAGCCGAAATAAGAGTGATAAAAATCATTCAGGCCTCCCGTTTCTCATCCGAATTGAAAAAACTTACAAATAAtcaagcaataaataaaaatatcgcatCATTAAATCCGTTTATCGATCAACACGGTCTAATTCGCGTTGGCGGACGTCTCAGAAATTCGAACTTAACCTTTGCACGGAAGCACCCCATTTTGATTCCAAATCATCACTTCTTAACAGATCTCATCATTAAAGAAACAcatgaaaaacattttcattcaGGTGTTCAAACGACACTATACATTATCAGACAGAAATTTTGGCTATTGGATGGCAGAAATCAAGTACGCAAAATTATACGTTCATGTGTTCGCTGCTTTCGTTTCGACGCCAATACGATTAAATACAAAATGGGCGATTTACCGAAATCCCGAGTATCCGAGGCTATACCGTTCGCTAATTCGGGGGTCGATTTTTGCGGTCCGTTCtacatcaaagaaaaaaaatatagaaatcgAAATCGTATTAAAGTGTACGTTTGCGTGTTCATCTGCATGGCTATCAAAGCAGTACATTTAGAAGTAGTCAGCGATCTGACTACAGAAGGATTTTTAGCCGCGTTGCGACGATTTATATCTAGGCGAGGTATTCCGACACATATTTTCTCCGATAATGGGACCAACTTCATCGGTGCGAATAATCACCTAAGAGAATTATACGTTCTTTTCAACTCCGACGAACATAAAGATCGAGTCAATCGATTTGCTATTGACCACCGAATCACGTGGCATTTTATACCTCCCATCGCTCCACATTTCGGTGGCTTATGGGAATCGACAGTAAAACTGTTTAAACACCATTTTAAACGCGTTGTAGGCGATCTTCTATTTacattcaaagaattaaacaccTTTACGATAGAAATTGAAGGAATTCTAAATTCAAGACCAATCTCCTATCTCTCATCTGATCCAAACGATCCTATAATTCTATCACCCGCACATTGCCTGATCGGTAAACCAATCATTAGCATGCCCGAACCTGATTACTCGTCTGTCCCAGCAGCACGCTTGTCCACTTGGCAGCATCTAACAAAGGTACGTCAGGACTTTTGGACCCGATGGAGCCTAGAATATCTTAATGAACTGCAAATACGACATACATGGACCAAAGATGAAGGGAAGGTCGACGTCGGGACAATCGTCCTTCTCAAGGAAAAAAACCTGCCATGCACACAATGGGCCATCGGTAGAATTATAGAAACACACCCTGGCAAAGACGGAGTGGTGCGAACCGCCACCATTAAAACAAACACAGGAACTTTGAAGCGGACAACGAAATGTCTTTGTCCGCTGCCCCTCAATCAATAA
- the LOC120359585 gene encoding uncharacterized protein LOC120359585, which yields MTDRIKFILQKRASLKSQITGLTNIIERERYDKTALKLRMTRITELYHAYEEFNDELMLLESNDNHNDEFTSVQDRYYLLAAKVNEIIKPNEPPPDAIAGPSNVVLATENAGNTVTTKRKIKLPETALPTFDGRYEEWLTFKNTFLEMIDVRTDLADTKKLQYLKSALKGDAANKIKLLTIEGASYSKAWELLTRAYEVKRILISRHLTLLNNLPALEKETTDGLSRLADDTQQHVASLNALGVNVASESLVNLLESKLPKNTAEKWEETLDRDEFPKIDDLYKFLYRTAVRVSKRTRIESNRREDDKSSTAGKRARLTSKAFVVNNCTACGIKQHPLFKCDKFRQLDISKRIEIVRKARLCYNCMRSHVGKTCKYTNCTICHKRHNTLLHLERKTNAEGSGATDSKTAKDE from the coding sequence ATGACCGATCGAATTAAATTTATCCTTCAGAAACGAGCGTCATTAAAATCACAAATTACGGGTCTAACAAACATAATCGAACGCGAACGATATGATAAAACCGCGTTAAAGTTGCGTATGACACGAATCACAGAATTATACCATGCCTACGAAGAATTTAATGACGAGCTCATGCTCTTAGAGTCAAACGACAATCACAACGACGAATTCACAAGCGTACAAGACAGATATTATTTGTTAGCCGCCAAggttaatgaaattataaagcCGAACGAGCCGCCGCCCGACGCAATCGCCGGACCCTCGAACGTCGTATTAGCCACCGAAAACGCGGGAAATACTGTGACCACAAaacgaaaaataaaactacCGGAAACAGCTTTACCGACCTTTGATGGCCGATATGAAGAGTGGCTaacgtttaaaaatactttCCTCGAAATGATAGACGTACGAACGGATCTCGCCGATACGAAGAAACTGCAATATCTGAAATCCGCATTAAAAGGCGACGCAGCCAATAAGATCAAACTCTTAACCATCGAAGGCGCGAGCTACAGTAAAGCGTGGGAATTGCTGACTCGTGCATACGAAGTAAAACGAATTTTGATTTCGCGACACCTCACGCTGCTCAATAATTTACCCGCGTTAGAAAAGGAGACCACGGATGGCCTGTCTAGACTTGCCGACGACACGCAGCAACATGTCGCATCATTGAACGCGCTAGGGGTCAATGTGGCATCTGAGAGTTTAGTGAACCTGTTAGAAAGTAAGTTACCAAAGAACACCGCTGAAAAATGGGAAGAAACGCTTGATCGAGACGAATTTCCGAAAATAGACGACCTATACAAATTCTTATATCGAACCGCAGTCCGTGTTTCTAAACGCACCCGAATAGAGAGCAACAGACGAGAAGACGATAAATCGTCAACGGCGGGAAAACGGGCGCGACTAACTAGCAAGGCCTTCGTAGTCAATAATTGCACCGCTTGCGGGATTAAACAACATCCGTTATTTAAATGCGACAAGTTCAGACAGCTAGACATTTCTAAACGCATTGAAATAGTAAGAAAGGCCAGACTGTGTTACAATTGCATGCGTTCTCATGTAGGTAAAACATGCAAATACACGAATTGTACTATTTGCCACAAACGACATAATACATTGCTACACCTCGAAAGAAAAACAAACGCGGAAGGTTCCGGCGCGACCGACTCAAAAACGGCAAAAGACGAATGA
- the LOC120359550 gene encoding uncharacterized protein LOC120359550 isoform X1 — protein MSRKPIFLVGSMRKQITGSKLPCQRDVLSVLFYNMREVKLNLHDSASLVIDECLIFWKKARIPTQDRSDCIKKCKKLYENFKKLGKHKTRASISCRQKEKEFEDSLNNLFDIAHANALDIIKINEDKEFLLMQRKNGRPGCMLGIDMKLTTAELKKAAQEEKELQRRRKQYCEIASTVHDYLSSFTDSSNESEMEIETDIPFSSQPGTSKSEEYAETETENNFSSSPKLSKSKRARKNILTARLSAALDRCKISDRDAVHILTACVDAINLNPQEFVINRTSIKTAREYYRKKISLDVKSKFYNLNLNFVVIHWDSKILPDITGKKNVDRLPVIATAPNVEQLLGVPELSSGTGREISSAVYDTLHEWSLLDIVQAVVFDTTASNTGRLKGACYLLEQKLDRDILFLACRHHIFEIVLQGVFDEIQLFPSKGPDVPLFKRFKNTWKDIDQTQYLTWLSDASVREMLKDDANEILLYAKKKIEEDLPRDDYQEFLELIIIFLGETPSRGIHFHQPGACHLARWMAKAIYCLKIYMFRQQFKLTHKEEKALRRICCFIIKCYAEAWFSAPNAIEAPLNDINFLKKLIAYKIDDKLVAEKAINKFINHLWYLNEECAAFSIFDERISDEERRDIAQKILLDRETNEADEKNDKEPEEMRKKLFIKLDDLEYFLNKDLPQEIITNNSKKLFGRFEISQDFLQLDPMHWKDQDSYKKGRKIINSLRVVNDTAERGVKLMEEFNSKFTYDESQKQFILQVCKISFLIFFQLFHLYCASIFVNFYYI, from the exons atgtcacGAAAACCTATTTTTCTTGTCGGTTCAATGAGAAAACAAATTACTGGTAGTAAATTACCATGCCAAAGAGATGTTTTAAGtgtattgttttacaatatgcGTGAAGTGAAATTAAACTTACATGACAGTGCTTCTCTTGTAATTGacgaatgtttaatattttggaaaaaggcTCGTATACCAACTCAAGATCGTTctgattgtattaaaaaatgcaagaagCTGTATGAAAACTTCAAAAAGCTGGGAAAGCATAAAACGCGAGCGAGTATATCTTGTagacaaaaagagaaagaatttgAAGACAGCTTAAATAATCTCTTTGATATAGCACATGCTAATGcattagatataataaaaatcaatgaagatAAGGAATTTTTACTTATGCAAAGGAAAAATGGACGACCTGGTTGTATGTTGGGAATAGATATGAAATTAACTACTGCCGAATTGAAGAAAGCTGCGCAAGAAGAAAAGGAAttgcaaagaagaagaaaacaatattgTGAAATTGCAAGTACAG TACATGATTATCTGTCTTCTTTTACTGATTCTTCTAACGAGTCGGAAATGGAAATTGAAACAGATATACCATTTTCTAGCCAACCCGGCACATCAAAAAGTGAAGAATATGCAGAAACggaaacagaaaataatttttcttcgagTCCTAAGCTGTCAAAAAGTAAAAGagctagaaaaaatattttgactgcTCGACTCTCAGCAGCATTAGACAGATGTAAAATTAGTGATAGGGACGCTGTTCACATATTGACAGCTTGCGTAGATGCTATCAATTTAAATCCACAAGAGTTCGTCATTAATCGAACTTCCATTAAGACAGCTCGAGAATATTATCGTAAAAAGATCTCACTGGATGTAAAGTCAAAATTCtacaatttgaatttaaattttgtggTTATTCATTGGGATTCTAAGATACTTCCAGACAttactggaaaaaaaaatgttgatcgtCTTCCAGTCATAGCTACAGCTCCAAACGTAGAGCAACTTTTAGGAGTTCCTGAACTTTCGTCGGGAACTGGACGTGAAATATCATCGGCTGTTTACGATACCTTACACGAATGGTCATTATTAGATATTGTTCAAGCTGTCGTTTTTGATACCACTGCAAGCAATACAGGTCGTTTGAAAGGTGCATGTTATCTTTTGGAACAAAAACTGGAtcgtgatattttatttctggcTTGCCGTCATCACATTTTCGAAATTGTACTGCAAGGCGTATTTGACGAAATACAACTTTTTCCTAGTAAAGGACCAGACGTACCCCTATTCAAAAGGTTCAAAAATACATGGAAAGATATTGACCAAACGCAATATTTAACATGGTTGTCAGATGCAAGTGTTAGAGAAATGTTAAAAGACGATGCAAATGAGATATTACtctatgctaaaaaaaaaattgaagaagatCTACCTCGTGACGATTATcaagaatttttagaattaattataatattcttaggAGAGACACCATCACGAGGAATACATTTTCATCAGCCTGGAGCATGTCATTTAGCTCGATGGATGGCCAAAGCAATATattgcttaaaaatatatatgtttagaCAACAATTCAAATTAACCCATAAGGAGGAAAAAGCTCTAAGACGgatttgttgttttataataaaatgctatGCAGAGGCATGGTTTTCTGCTCCGAACGCGATCGAAGCTCCTCTTAACGatatcaattttctaaaaaaattgatagcTTATAAGATCGACGACAAATTAGTTGCGGAAAAAgcaattaataagtttattaaccATTTATGGTATTTGAATGAAGAATGTGCGGCTTTTTCTATATTTGATGAAAGAATAAGTGATGAAGAGAGAAGAGATATAGCACAAAAGATACTTCTGGACAGAGAAACAAATGAAGCGGACGAAAAAAACGATAAAGAACCAgaagaaatgagaaagaaacTATTTATCAAATTAGATGATTTGGAATACTTCCTTAATAAAGATCTTCCCCAGGAAATAATTACGAataattcgaaaaaattatttggtagGTTCGAAATTTCTCAAGATTTTCTACAACTAGATCCTATGCACTGGAAAGATCAGGATAGTTataaaaaaggaaggaaaatcATAAATTCTTTGAGAGTGGTAAACGATACAGCGGAAAGAGGTGTAAAATTGATGGAAGAGTTTAACTCAAAATTTACGTATGACGAATctcaaaaacaatttattttacaggttTGCAAGATCTcgtttctgatattttttcaacttttccaTTTGTATTGTGCctctatttttgttaatttttattatatataa
- the LOC120359586 gene encoding uncharacterized protein LOC120359586: protein MTTAMIFVQDHNFSRIKCRALLDTCAIANFISVNFAKRLKLPVSPCAVSVGAINSMSTVTKGVVRIIIQARHDEFTKELTCLIVPTISDLVPSEVLSRKGVKISENINLADPEFHLPRPVDLLIGSGTTLSLFSPGQVNLSSRDRDLYLQNTRLGWVVAGGLTTGSNYTISHLCTLTDLETQIARFWTAEEIPNDSSDSVARHDCEAHV from the coding sequence ATGACGACCGCGATGATATTTGTTCAGGATCATAACTTCAGCCGAATAAAATGTCGGGCATTATTAGACACGTGCGCTATAGCTAATTTTATTTCGGTAAATTTCGCGAAACGCTTGAAGCTTCCGGTATCGCCATGCGCAGTGTCGGTCGGTGCGATTAATTCTATGAGTACGGTAACAAAGGGTGTTGTGCGGATAATCATTCAAGCGCGACATGACGAATTCACTAAAGAATTAACGTGTTTAATCGTCCCGACGATCTCGGATTTAGTCCCGTCGGAAGTTTTGTCGCGAAAGGGtgtaaaaatatcagaaaacaTTAATCTAGCCGATCCAGAATTTCATCTACCACGTCCGGTAGATTTATTGATCGGGTCCGGTAcaacattatcattattttcacCCGGTCAGGTCAATTTATCCTCTAGAGACCGCGATCTCTATTTGCAGAATACTCGGCTTGGTTGGGTCGTAGCCGGCGGACTCACGACCGGAAGTAATTATACAATTAGTCATTTATGTACACTAACGGACTTAGAAACACAAATCGCTAGATTTTGGACAGCCGAAGAAATACCAAACGATTCGTCAGATTCAGTCGCGCGACACGATTGTGAAGCACACGTTTGA